The region AAAAAACCAGCTCAAATCAGACACAACTCTTTAGAAGCTGCAAGGATCGCTTCTAACAGATTAATGCAAAGGGCTGCTGGTAGAATGGGATACCACTTAAAATTAAGAGTATACCCTCACCAAATCGTAAGAGAAAACCCAATGGCAACCGGTGCAGGTGCGGATAGGGTACAAAGTGGTATGAGAAATGCATTTGGAAAACCAATAAGTGTTGAAGCTATTGTGAAAAAAGATCAAAGAATCATCACTATTGATTGTCAAGAAAAGAACTTTGAACAAGCTAAAGTTGCATTAAAAAGAGCAGGCATGAAATTGCCGGTTCCATGCAAAG is a window of Methanobrevibacter sp. DNA encoding:
- the rplJ gene encoding 50S ribosomal protein L16, producing the protein MVRAYTRRDYIRKTPNSRIVQYDMGNLTDEFPVSLSLAVKKPAQIRHNSLEAARIASNRLMQRAAGRMGYHLKLRVYPHQIVRENPMATGAGADRVQSGMRNAFGKPISVEAIVKKDQRIITIDCQEKNFEQAKVALKRAGMKLPVPCKVVVDKGAELIK